The window TCAAACCGTAGTTGCCGTGTGTGATTACTACTTGCCACATATGGTCAAACAGTAGTTGCtatgtgtgtttacctagttgccatgtgtggtacaaccatagttgccatgtatggttaatcacagttgccatgtgtgtttatctGGTTGCCACGTACGCGCAACTGCAGTTGCCGTCTAGCAAAGAATCACAGTTGCCAGGTTCgcgtaactgcagttgccatccacAACGCAGGAGTGTCGTGTGGGCGAAaagcagttcgcccacacgcgCATGGACTAGGTGGTGGCTGTGTAGGCAGAAACTAGTTCGCCCACACAGCGCAGCTGGCAACAGCGAGGTGCGGGGCGTGTGGGCAAACTCTCCAATGCCCACACACCAACCCCGTCCTACGTGGCACATCAAATCCACATTTCATGTCAAGATTCGTGCAAAAGACAATCAACGACCATCCAGGCGTGTGGGCGAGTTGAAGAACGCCCACACGTGTGTTTCCGTTTTAGTTTACATATAAGATTTagtcaaagtcaaactttataaaattTGACTAGCTTTGTAGGAAAAGATATCAACATCCACACTATGAAATCAATACTATTAGATGCATgatgaaattaattttcataacATATAACTTCAGTATTGTAGATGTTAATATTTTTTTCtataaagttagtcaaacttTATAAATTTGACTTGACCAAATTTTATATGCGGACTacaaagaaacggagggagtactaactttagtacaaagttgtactaagagCATTTCCAACAAACGCGCTATCTTAGCCTCGCGTTGAAAAGTAAAACAGTTTCTTTGCACGCGTCGGGCCGTAATGGGCGCTCCAGCAGCCGCGCAATAATCACACGTGCGGTATAATGGGTTCGGCGCGCGGAGGAAAACGACATCGCGCACCGCTTACTTCGtgcgcccgctcccgcgcgcTGGACATTCGTGCACGAGCGACCAACTGCCACCAACCTCTCCGGCCGCCCCGCCTTCACCCCGCCCCGTGCAGCCGCCGGCGAAATTTGACCGATGGAAGGCCGCGCCGACATCCCCCCAACCCttctgccgctgccgccgccgcaaaCCCTAGTGCGGGGTTGAGCTTCGGCTTCGCCGGCGGCGGCCCTCCTCCAAGCACCGGTCTCACACGCGGCCTTTTCATGGCGCCACGGACGAACTCGCAGGGTGGCGTCGCACCGCCGTGAAGCCACGGGACCCCCGTCTCCAAGCGACCGaatgcagcggcggcggcggcccagGAAGAAGAACAAAGCGGCGGACGGCTTTTCTAGGCTACCGAGGAAGAAGCCTGCATGGCGGTCGGCCACGCCTCCGCCGACCGAAGCGCCGGAGAGCTCGTAATTTGTTGCGACGGCGGCCGATTCgcacaaggtgtttgatgaaattcCCACAAGGTATGATTTTGCCGCCTTTTTTTGTTGTTATCTTTTACATGAATGGATACATATGGATAGCTTAGTTTTCTTCTACATACTTTTTAGTTTTAATGATGACACATATATGTCAACTATGGGTGTTGGCTCCAACAATTCTCATTGGTCTCAAACCAATGAAGTGCATGAAGATGATCATGAGTGGGAGGTGGACGAGGATGGTGAGGGTATCGTCGATACACCGAAAGGAAGAGTGGGCAACTACCCCATGGACGAAGACATCTGGCTATGCAATACATGGTTGCATGCGTCTATGGATGCCAACGTTGGAGGGGACCAAAGTAGAGATACATATTGGGTCCGGATGAAGGAGCACATTGATATACACAACAAGAGTGGAATTGACCGCACCAATAGACCTCTTCGCTCCCGGTGGTCGACAATCAACAAAGATTGTCAAAGGTGGGCGGCGACACTTAAGGAGGTTGACATGATAAACCCAAGTGGCACTAATGATAGAGATAAGATAAGTGTCATTTCTTTATGCTCCTTCCATGTTCATGCTTCTTCTTTGGTGTTTCAAGTGCTAACTTGTTATTTTGTTTGTAGCTCACTATTACACAAAACTTATTTCAAAGAcaagagaagaaggccaagaaaggGAAGGTCGAGAAAGGGAGACCATTTGTGTTGCCCCATTGCAACAATGTGTTGAAGGATGAAGAGAAATGGAAGCCCCGTGATGCCGGAGAGGAGAGCAAAAAAAGCTAGGCAACTACTGATTTggacgatgatgatgaggaggaggcatgAAGTGATGGCGGCAAGAGAAGTCCTACACCAAACTCGGTTGCCTACTCCAAGCCAAAAAGACCAAAAGGAGGTAAGAAAGatgcaaaagaaaagaagaagagaggagatGATGATTTAAAGAATGCTATGGAAGCTATTGTGAAGGCACGAAAGGAAGCAAACGAGGTGAGGATGATGGCAAGGAGCCAAGATGCGGCGGCCAAGGAGAGGAGGATGGCGGCCGAGGAGAGGAAAGTGGCATTGGAGGAGAAGAAATTGGCCATGGAGAAGCGAGCTAGATTATTGGAATGAGAGAAGTACTTGTTCTTCATGGAGACATCTATCCTCGATGATAGGGAAAAGGAGTACATCAATCTTTCCCGTGATGAGGTCTTGGTCTAAAAAAGAGCCATGGCCATGGAAGGCATGGGAGCTGCCATGGGATGCTTCGGAGGCATGAGAGCTACCATGGGAAGCTTAGGAACATCTATGGGAGGCATGAGTGGCTTCAGAGCTATCATGGACGGCATGGGAGGCATGAGTGGGAGCTAGCATGGGCGGCATGAGAGTTCCTACGGAAGGCATGGGTGGCTTCGGAATTACCATGGGAGGCATGGGTTTTGGGTCTCTCATTGGAGGCATGGGAGCACCTCTGGGTGACATGGGTGGACGTATGGCTTCCGGTGTGCCTCACATACCTTCGCATGATGCCATTGGAGATTTTGCGAACACCATCCGAGCTCCCGATGACGATGCGACGCTTGAAAAtggagaggagaaggaagaatCCTCTTAAAATGAGGAGGGAAAATAGGAGGAAGAGAAGAATGATGATGTGGCATGATTGTTGATGTGCCATTTTGTTTGTGTGAACTTTTATTTGTCATAGATCTTGGTTGGGTGATTTTGGGACATGACTAAAAACATGATGTTCGTGTAAAGTTGCGACAAAGAAATGAACATTCCTCATTGATATCCGCCGCTGGTCCTAGCGAGTTTTGCACTGCATGACCTGGGCAACCGCCATACTGTCTGAACAAGAATCCTGTTACAAGTTTGCAATTGCAACCAATGCTTCCGGCTTAGTAACAAGTCGATGTTGGTTTGTACTACGTGACAGTATGCTTGTTTGGGTGCACAGTGCTGACATAAAACAAGCTCGTGGCTCCACGAAATCGGAGTGCCAGCTGAAGCTCCTTGAGAAGGTTGAGAGCAACTCCAATGCGCCGATACGCAAAAGTTGATCCAACGCGTCGATTCAAACGAACATATATCCGCTTTTTGTCCGCCAACCGACCCATTTCAGACTAAAATTTGAGCCTTGTTTGTGTCAGCACGGACGCGAAACGGAGACGCGCGACACCCACCTACTCCTCTCCCTGGCCCGTCAGTGGGTGGCACATTGGCCATTCCATCTTTCTCCCATGGACAGCCAGCACACCCGGCCGCCCTAGCCGCCGCCCAGTTTCGATGCCCATGCCAGCCATCCGCACCCACAAGGCCCCCCTCCCCGGCAGCACGCCACCTTCCAACGTCGTCGCCACCACCGCCTTGCCCCATTGCCACCGCAACATCACGTCGTCGCCAGCACCGCCTCGCCCCGAGCCCGGCCCTGCCTGAAGCGGACAAAGCGCGGCTGCCACGCTCGTTGGACGCCGACGCGCCTGCTACCTggtcgcggggggggggggggggggggtgctcttCACCGGCCAGCTTCTTTCACGACTCCTGCAAGCTGTTCGACGGTTTGCCTGCAAGGTACAAATGGACTCCACCGACGAGTTCTTTTTTCACGATTACATTCGCGACTCGGATGATTCTTCATCCGACGGTGAGGAGCTTGTGGCTGCTATATGTAGGTAGCGGCCGATGTTCCGGGGCTCGATCCGGGTACACTCCGGTGTCGAATTGCAACCGAGAGCGTGGCCATTTCCTACTCTGGAAGGACTACTTGGAGCATGGAggaccggcaaagtttgcacagTTCACCGAATTTCATCATCAAATGCGTGATTGAAAAACTCACATTCAGCTGCAAGATGATTTACTTGAGAATATGTGGGCTCATGTTaacaaccaatagatgtatcgaCTATTTTTTTAATGTATTTGAGATAATTTAATTTTTATTTGGCTTATAAACTATGAGATATTTATTTGATTGTGAAACTATAAGATATTTGTATTTTGTTTGAATTATGTGAACTGTCGTCAAATTTTTATATGTATGTGAAAAAAAACACGGCAGGCTGGCCGTGAGGATAAAAATGTGGTGTGCGCACGGCCGACCCAAACACAAAACGGACCAGACGACGCGGGCAGCTGACCCGAATGAACAAAAGAGGGACAAAACCCGTGTATGTTTGGATGTGCTGGAGTTGGTCTGATGAGAAAATTTGCCAAGCCATCTTTGGAGGATTCTGATCGAAAGTCAGCTTTTGGCGTAACAACCTGCAATACAGACATACAAATTCTGCTTTTGCATTTCGAATCGCAGGGGAGATGGTGATGTTTCGACCAGGTGTGCATCGGTGCAGACAGAGCCCCAGGCGTAAAACGAGATGACGTGCAGAGACAAATGTAAATGCAGATGCAGACGGCAGGAAATGCAGTAACAGCAGGTGACATACACTAGTTAAGTAGGCAAAGGGAAATACTACATAACAGATTAAGCGGCCGGTTTACAAACGGATTGAAGCACGGGGAAATACCAAATACCACGAAGACGCTACATCTCAGCGCGCGACGTAGTAGTGTCGCCGCCGGCGACGGCCTCCCTTGTTTCCATCAGGTCGTCGATAAGCCTGCGCAGATCACAGGACGACCACCCGCCTTCCGACACGGCCACCCGAGCCTTCACGGCGAGCTCCTGCGCTCTGCCCCTCGCCGCCTCCCCCGTTCCGCCTGGCTCCAAGAATCTCGCCACagcccgcgccaccgccgccgccggcaccatctccctctcctcctccttcgtgCTCCGTGGCCCGTCCCACACCCTCTCGCCAATCTTGAGAACGTCCGTGACCAGCCTCTCCTCGATGAACTGGTCGAACACCAGCGGCCACGTCAGCATCggcacgccggccgccgccgcctccagcaGCGAGCTCGACCCGCAGTGCGTCAGGAACGCCCCCACGGCCGGATGAGCCAGGATCGCGGTCTGCGGGGCCCACCCTCTGACGAGCATCCCCCTCTTCCCGACAcgctcctcccaccccgccggcGGCTCCCACCCCTCGGCCCTCAGCACCCACAGGAACGGCTTGCCGGAGGATTCCAGTCCAAGAGCCAGCTCCCGGAGCTGATCTCCAGAGATGGAGGCGTAGGTGCCGAAGCATACGTACACCACCGAGCATCTGGGCTTCGAGCCCAGCCAACGGATGCATGGTGACTCACCGGCGCTTGCCCCGGCCGGTGGCAACGGCAGCGACACTGGCCCGACGAAGTAGGCGCGCTTCACGTGGCCGAGGCGCGCGTACAGCTCGCAGTACTGGCTCTCCAGGTCCATGAACGTGTTGACTACTACGCCGAAGCACCTGGCTTGCCCCGCCATGATCGGGCTGCTGAACCCGTGGTCTTTCTCCTGGCACCTCAAGAAATCCGGCAGTTCGGCTCTCGGGATCCGTATCTCCGGGCCTGGAAAATTTGGTACAGTCACCTCCTGGCAATCCGAGTCGGCGTCGACTGTACCGCCGAGGTGGTGCATCACAAGGTTCGAGAAGGGTCCAATGACACTGAACGTAATGCACGGCAcgccgagctcgccggcgatgATGGAGTTCCAGAAGAAGTGGACGTCGGTGAAGACGGCGTCAGGGGACAGCTCCCTGACGAGCGCCTCCTGCGCGGGCCGCGTCAGCGCCTCGTCGATGGCCGCGGCCTCGATGCGCCACGTGTCGGCCCCGGTGGCGGAGAGGTTCTCCACGCCCGGTGGGAGGCCGCCCACCTCCGGGAAAGGGTAGGTGGCTATCCGGACGGCTAGGCTTGCCACGGAGGGGCCGTGCCGCTCGAGCACCGACCGAACGACCGAGGCGTTGGCCGGGGTGACCGCCACCGTAGGCTCGACGGTGCCCGGCCTGGCCGCGGCGAGGCGGACGGCGAGGTCGGTGTGGGGGCCGATGTGGCTGGTGGCGAAGAAGGGCACGATCAGGATCCGCAGCTTCTCGCCGTGCTCTTGCTCTGTCGAGGCCATTTTCTTGCTGCTGCTTTGGAGTGCTGCTGCAATGGTGGCGTCAATACGGAACTGAAGCTCGTGGTTTGCGACGTCGATGCCGCAGAAGAAGCAAATCCCAACTACCCCGGTACCTTAAAATAATGGAGTCAATTTGGGTAGCCGTAGCACTGAACTGAAGCACATCGATGCACGCTGCTAGCACATGAATGCTTGACTGTTTGAGCGGCGACGGAGGCCCCAGCAAGAAGCTCGAGATGTAAAATACTTTGGCGCACAATCACTCAAGTTCTTCGCTCACGTGCATCGTGGAGTCACATACACCAAGGGTTGACACGCAACATGCAAAAGGGGACAAGATTGCATGGGCAAATCAGAGAGTACATTTTTTTTCAGAGTATACCTACACGTATCGTAGCTTTATGAAGGCAAAATTATAAATACAAAGAACACTATCCCTCACTGTGAACAACGAGCATAGCATGAACACCACACACGAGCAAGTCCGAAGACAACCACTAACGACCAAACAAAAACTACAGAGCAGAAGAGCTTGTTCTAACTGAGCACAACACCGCGTACCGACCAACGCCAGACCTCCAAAGACCACCGGCTTCCACAAAACTTCGCTTGTCGACGCACCATCCACCCTGAATGCCTGAGAGGAGGTGGCGAGTGGATGACGGGACTTGATCAGCTCTGAGGAACACACTGTCTTGGACACACCGGCGATGGCCGTACATCGCATCGTCGAGGATCAATATAGGACCACGACGAACACCGGAGGGGAGCAACGAAGAACCAAGCCGTGGCTCCAAACACAATGCTCCTAACAGAGAAACGACGCTGAGGACGCCGCCATTGTGCCAATTCAACACGGAATCGAGGCTTCGCCCGGAGACAACCACCAACTCAAAGCGAGGGAGAAAAATGTCGAATTTCCCTCggcgacgcctccaaggaggggtATGACACCCACGGGCGCCATCGCCGCCGGCTAGGCAAAAGCCGTGCAAGATTTTCATCCGAGTTCCGCACACCTCCCCACCTCGCAGGAATTGGCTAGCACCGTCCATGTTCCTTTGCACCGCCGCCATCGCAACACCACACCATCATAGCCGCCGGCCGATGACAGACTGAACGGCAGAGAGAAACGTGGCCCAACCAACCACAACAACCTGACCAAGGAACAACAGCCACCAACCACTCCAGTAAGGACCAGGACCGCCCGTGACGGCTGTCACCCAGACCAAGGGACAACCTTGCGACGATCCAGCACCAAGCCACAGACAACTCCCACGCGGTCACTACCGGGGCTGCCGCTCGCTGCACAGCCAGGGAGTAGCCGGCCACTCGCTGCTCGCCAGGAACTTCATCCTGGCCGAGCCATCATAGTGTTGCGGCCCACCTAACCCGCAACTCGCGTCGTCGCCTCCAGAGCATGCCGCCACGCCAGTCCGTGCCGTCCCACCGCTGCTTGCCCTTGCCAGACACCTGCTCCACTATGCGTCCCGCCGTGCACCGCCCCGCACCACGCCAAACCACCACAAGCCGCCTGTACCACCGCGGTGCCCAACACCCGTGGACGCACGACGCCACCCGGTCTGCTGGCTGCAGCAACCAAGGCCTGGTCGGCCAGGTCCAGATCCAGATCGGGTCGGACCGGGAAGGGACCAAGCAATAGCCGCCACGGCCACAGGCACCATCACCGGACGTGGCACACACCACCGCCGCCACCATCACAACGAACCGCCACCGGACCTTCGCAGCACCTCGCCGCCAAGAGCACCCGTCAGAAGCACCATGCCATGGCCAGAGGAGGGCGGCCACGCCGGGAGATCCCCGCGccaccgggcggcggcgaggaggaggggaAGGGACGAAGGAGGCCAGCGGCGGGGATATAGGGTGCCCCACATGTCGCCTCAAGAGAGGGACACGGGGTCGGGGGAGCCTGTCAGTTCTATATCAAgtgtatctcgtagtaggggtcctaagctaggcgtcttggagcgatgggtAACACGAGACGAGGGACAccgtgtttacccaggtttgggccctctctaagaggtaaaaccctactcctgcttgattatattcgatgtgggtatagtacagagtacatgtatcgaGACTGTAGTGATGAATAttagattgtctattgactagcctggccttggtttatataacacaccagaggcctagggtttaggagagaCCTCGTCTTGTGCGCCAAATCTCGTGGGatcttgtatgcggcatgggttgtccgaagtggcccatgagtgaatcGCCATGGGGGGTCCCCGGCCcaatccagctggtcgggagacgacgtggtgagtaccccctagtccaggacaccgtcagtagccccctgaaccggtcttcaagttggggacgctcctcaaTTTCTttcgaactgttcttcatcttcggtcgtcggtcttgaaaactggttcaacaaatcttctcatgtTCGATCCTGAGGATCACCGAAGtgcatccgaagagtttacacgtcgggtatctgaggagcccctttaagtttccggcctttatcaatgccttgttatttttatgccatacctcgggtttgaagtcgttcccgggcggcagtgtcctcttgcgtccgagctccaaTCGCCCGaatgcattcgaggtatcttttgcatccgagcaccaacgccggaccgcttccgagctccaacgccggaatgtatccgagctccaacgccggactgtatcccaAGAGTATTGTTAcagccgagctccaacgccgaacCGCATCCGAGCTCCAGCGCCGGACTGTATCTGAGGTgccatagatcaccttggttcaaaaaagttgaaggagtttagccgagcttaatgccggaaatgccctctttGGAGCTAGCCACTGGCGCCCGAGATTTATGCTGGACTGCTttcgaggtggtgcaccaccctgactgcgggccgattttttgtcaatatttttgattggtgcaatttattctctgccgagatatatagccagtagccctcaaggtgtgtatcggtctaaaacccgagatgcacatgaaggatgacataagaccactgatcccagtagcccctgagactcaggttgattcgcaaaatcggcctgaggatcaactcttAGTTCGGCAGAATACTTCAGGACACAAAAAGCGGTGTgcaaagtcctcgagactcaggttgggtgcggccgaccaacatgaggatcataatctcctcgaaaactatattgcactttaatttttttgcattgggttgtcaatgcagtagcccccgagaatTGGGTTGGGCAAAATGGCCGACCCTAGGATTGTACCTCCTCGGGAACAAGTTCAATTGTCATGTATGTTTTGACAATACCGAGGTGGAGTTCAGCAGGAAAGATGCCGAACTGTAGTTTTAGAAAAGAGTTTCACGCCGAACACCTCAACCAAGAGAATGTCCTGCTTCGTCTAGATTGAATCAAGCTGTTTTGGTGCCAATATGAAATTGGTCTTAAAATTGTACTTTCGTCTTGCTTTGACATGACACATATGATCTCTAGACTTCAAGTGGGTCAgccttcggcttcaacctccctatcccgaaggcggagtgttTCTCAGGCTAGTTTAGCGAACTAAATAcgagcggctttagagagaaaCCAGGCTACTCGGCTATTGATCATACACCCGAGTCGAGAAAGGAGTGGTAGAAAAAGACTGTGCAGCGACTAACAAAAACggctcatactaatttaagagcccccaagtgacttgggtaaaaaatttttatgtataatgattgtatgtaccgaagtacttatatcatgtttgtgttcacccgaactttaaacgcgtcttaatcgaccgtcggcttctccctctccggtcaagggccgaaaagtgttatgtactccacctgtcaagaatatcgacggtgtttccgataaccaggcaatcaggccataaggccgtaacagacaaagcgcgctcagggaacttatgctatattactgacgaagtgtaagaagcatcttcgaagaaaatagtacccccactgATACCTTtattcggttgctcattgttactatgagacttgtgcaatagattttttgtactcatgagttccgttgtgtgccgaccatgattgaaaacaaaaagagcgctagctttcggctcacccagtctgaggtacgagctcagatgacccgatcgtgacaatcgcagaggtgctccctttactccctagccgaacaatcaggaacgtaggggtaaacacaggagcaaggcaacccagcttgcggaacacttaagtcaacatggtgcatattgtggcgtaatacatcactactaggaaaacccttaccagtagcgctggtttTTTTACTTTTAGTAGCGCGGgtaggcgcgctactgctacgacgCTACAGCTattttttagcagtagcgcttgtttaaCCCAACGCTACTGGTAGCTAAAGTAGCTGTAGCGCGCTTCCACCCAGCGCTACTGATATTTATCTACAGCGCGTGGAGCTAGCCAACGTTACTGTTACTTGAGTGCTACTGGTAATCTTTACCCCCACGCCACTGCTAACTTTTGTATTTTTTTTTTGCGTTTTGGCTCTGTACACAATTAAACAGATCAACCGTTTATACAATAACATGCATATTCATTGAAAAGCAAGTGAGTCATCGATGAGCCAAAGTTATTAGAAGTCTCGACATGTCTCAAATATCTCATCATCATCAATCATGGTCGAACACATGTCTCGAAATAGCGTTACAAGTCATTACAAGTTCTCAATACATGCAACTACATGGTCACATACTCATGTTTCATCATCTATGTAGACTATGATATGACCACATAGAAGATAAAAGCAATCACGATGATCAAAAGCAGTATTATGTAGTAGTTTTTGCAGCGGCGCTGGTTCTGAATCCCCTGTTGTGCTATGaatctcaagtaactagcttcggCTTCCGCTCTGCTATCAAACCCTTTCTGGCTTCCGCCGGAGAAGACAGAGACTTGGGCCTGACACTCTGGCCACTCATCATACACACCCGGAACATGCCCTACATACACGGCATACCACTTCCTCGCCATCATTGATCTATATACCTGTCAGAGATGCACATATATATACCATGAAGCGAATACAACAAAACAGTTatgaaatagaagcaacatatataGTAAACATAGTTAACATACTTCATCATACCGAAAGTAATTAACTAGAGCGCGGCACCATACATCTAATAGTTTCGTCGTACTGAGAGATTCGAAGTTTCGTCGTACAGAAAGTAACAAGTAACTAAACAGACACATTGTTTTTAAGCAGTGCACTCTTCCCATCTGTCCATATCCGGAAGGGTGTCACCAAGCTTAGTGAAAGGCATCATGTCCTGACGCTGTAGGGCAATGCGGgttcggacgtcagctcgcgatatTGGGCCGCCGTAGAACATCCCATTCTCTTCGAGGACATCTTTCATGATGATGGACGCAATTTCCTGTTGGATCCGGTAGAAATCATTTCGAAGTCGATTATCTGGCACGGATCCAAAGGCTTCGGCCCATCTCTGGATATGGGTATCAGACGAAGATTTCATGCAAAGTGATTGCACATCCCTTCTGTACTCCATCATTAGATGGATGACGTAGAATCCATCATTC is drawn from Aegilops tauschii subsp. strangulata cultivar AL8/78 chromosome 1, Aet v6.0, whole genome shotgun sequence and contains these coding sequences:
- the LOC109759018 gene encoding scopoletin glucosyltransferase-like: MASTEQEHGEKLRILIVPFFATSHIGPHTDLAVRLAAARPGTVEPTVAVTPANASVVRSVLERHGPSVASLAVRIATYPFPEVGGLPPGVENLSATGADTWRIEAAAIDEALTRPAQEALVRELSPDAVFTDVHFFWNSIIAGELGVPCITFSVIGPFSNLVMHHLGGTVDADSDCQEVTVPNFPGPEIRIPRAELPDFLRCQEKDHGFSSPIMAGQARCFGVVVNTFMDLESQYCELYARLGHVKRAYFVGPVSLPLPPAGASAGESPCIRWLGSKPRCSVVYVCFGTYASISGDQLRELALGLESSGKPFLWVLRAEGWEPPAGWEERVGKRGMLVRGWAPQTAILAHPAVGAFLTHCGSSSLLEAAAAGVPMLTWPLVFDQFIEERLVTDVLKIGERVWDGPRSTKEEEREMVPAAAVARAVARFLEPGGTGEAARGRAQELAVKARVAVSEGGWSSCDLRRLIDDLMETREAVAGGDTTTSRAEM